GCCTGCCCGGGTCCTACTCGCACCTGATCGAAGGCGAGGTCGCGCCGCTCCCCGAGCTGGACGCGCTTCCCGAGATGGTGACCTTCGACCGGATCTCCGAGGCGCACCCGGCCGCGATCGCGGGAGCGCTCGCCGAGACCGCCGTCGCCCACCACGAGGGCGAGTCGAGCGAGCACGCGCTCGCGGCCCACACCGCGGCGTCGCTGACCGCTCTCGCGCTCAAGGCGGGAGGAGCCTCCCTGGACGCGCACCTCGCCGGGACGGCGATCGACGCGGGTGGCCTCATCCCCGACATCCAGGACAACAACTCCTGGACCCAGGTGCTCGACGAGGTCGACCCGCTGGAGCTGCTCGAGGTCCAGTTCTGCAACTCGATCGCGCCGTTCCTCATCAACTCGCGGCTGCGCCCGGCGATGCGGGCCGCCGTGCAGAACGGCGCGCGCCGTGCGTACATCGTCAACGTCTCGGCGATGGAGGGTCAGTTCGGCGGCCGTCGCTACAAGGGCGCCGGGCACCCGCACACGAACATGGCCAAGGCCGCGCTCAACATGATGACCCGGACCTCGTCGGGCGAGCTGTTCGAGACCGACAAGATCCTGATGACCGCCGTCGACACCGGGTGGATCACCGACGAGCGCCCGCACCACGAGAAGCTCCGGATCGCCGCGGAGGGCTGGCACGCGCCGCTCGACCTGGTCGACGGCGCGGCGCGGGTCTACGACCCGATCGTGCTCGGCGAGGCCGGCGAGGACGTGTACGGCTGCTTCCTGAAGGACTACAAGCCCGCCGCCTGGTGACCCGTGTGCCTGAGCGCGTCACCGGTGACGCGCTGGGCACACGACTTATGCGGATTCCTCGCGCAGCCGCGGCACGGTCCCGTTCTCCGGGACGATGCCGACCTTGTCGGCGTAGAAGGCTCGCACGAGGTCCATGTCGGCCACGATGTCGTCGGTCGGGTGGAAGGTCGGGCCGATGCCGACACTCCTGCTCGGGCCGTCGACGAACCCCAGCGTGATCGGCAGTCCGGTCTGCTGGGCGATCCGGTAGAAGCCGGCCTTCCAGTACTCGCCCTTGCCACGGATGCCCTCGGGCGCGATCGCGAGCAGGAAGTTCGGGTGGCCGTCGGCCTCCTTGAGCAGCGCCCGGATCGTCGCGCCCGGGTTCTCCCGGTCCAACGGGATGCCGCCGGTGCGCCGCAGGATCGAACCCATCGGCCCGGTGAAGTAGGTGTGCTTGATGAGGATGCTCGGCTGGCTGCCGTGGCTCCACGTCATCAACATCGTGACGACCCAGTCCCAGCGCGACGTGTGCGGGGCGCCGACGAGGATGCCTGCCTCCGGCGGAGCCTCGCCGACGAGGTTCCAACGGGTCACCTGCAGGACGCTGCGAGCGATCGCTCGGCGCACCTTCATCGTCTGGGCCATGCCGAAGGGTAGCGGTCGGCCGGGCACCCGGTTCGCCTACAGGTCTCCGATGATCGCCCGCAGCTCGGCGACGTGCGCCGTCAGCGCTTTCCGACCCTTCCCGGTGATCGCGACCCACGTCGTACGACGGCCGGCGAGCGTTCCCTTGCGGCTGCGCGCGTAGCCGACCTCGGCGAGGGCGGCGACGTGCTTGGAGAGCACCGAGTCCGAGACGTCGAGGCCGTCGCGCAGCGTCACGAACTCCACCTCCGAGACGGTCGCGAGCATCGTCATCAGCCTGAGCCGCGCGGGAGCCTGCAGGGTGCGGTCCAGCTCCCCCATCAGCTCTCCCCCATCAGCTCTGGACCACCAGGAGGACTCCGAGGACGACGACCGAGACGGCTGTCAGGCCGAGCATCAGCATCGTCTCGCCGCGGCCGTGCCGGACAGGGTCGGCGCGGTAGGTGCGCATCCACCGCACGCCGCTCACGACGTAGCCGACGCCGCCGAGCAGCGCGCAGATCCCCACCGCCCACCAGAGGTCCTCGAAGGCGGCCCACACGGCAGCTCCGAAGGTGAGCGCGTACACGGTCGAGGCGAGCGACGCCGTACCGAAGACGACCCGGCTGACCAGGCCGCCGAGCCAGACGCCGTTGAGACGGCGGAAGGCGACGAGCTGCAGTGCCCCGACGCCGTAGAACACAGCCACGCCGAGCACGACGACCTGCATCCCGGGACCATCCTGCCGAGCGATCCCGATCGCGCCGGTGACGATCTGGGCGACGATCGCGGCGCCGATCGAGAGGTGGAACAGCGGCGGCAGCACCAGGTCGCCGACCAGCTTGTCGCGCGAGACCTCGGCGTCGCGCAGAGCGGCGGCCGCCTCAGCCGGCGTGGGCCTCGAAGTTTCCATAATGGAAAGTATGGACCTCCACTTTCCACTTTGGCAAGTATGGACTCAGCCGCGCTCGCGCAGGTACTTCCCGAAGTGCGGCACGGTGAACGCGATCCGTCCGCGCTCGCCGGAGTAGATCAACCCCTTCTTCATGAGGGCATCCCGAGCCGGCGAGAGCGACTGCGGCTTCTTGCCGAGCACGGCCGCCACCTCGGCCGTGCTCACGGACTCACCCATCCCGTCCCAAGCGGTGTCGAGCTCGTCCAGCGCGAGTGCCGCGTCGGCCATCGCGCGCAGGTACTCCCGCTCCCCCGGCGTCGCCCTGTCGTAACGGCTTCCGAAGAAACCCACCGCGAGCTCGGCCTCGGCCTCGGGTGCCGCGACGGCCACGTCGGCAGCGGTCACCGGCGAGGTCGGCGCGACGTCCCAGACCGCCTTGCCGTAGGCCTGGATGAAGTAGGGATAGCCGCCGGTCGCGACGTACAGCGCAGCCAGGGCCTCCTCCTCGTACGCCGCGTCCTCCTCGACCGCCGGAGCAGACAGCGCCACGTCGGCGGCGTCGCGCGCCAACCGGTCGATGCGCTGGAACCGGAACAAGCGCTCGGAGTACGACTTGCTCGCCGACAGCACGGCCGGCAGGTGCGGCAGCCCGGCGCCGACCACGATCACCGGCAGCCCTGACTGGCTGATCTCGTGGCACGCGGCACAGAGCGCCGAGACGTCGTCCGGGCCGAGGTCCTGCATCTCGTCGATGAAGACGGCGATGCCCTTGCCGACGTCGGCAGCGAGCCCGCCGACGTCGGTGAACAGCTCGACCAGGTCGATCTCGATGTCTCCGGAGTCGGCCCGCCCCTTCGCCGCCGCCACGTCGATCCCCGGGTTCCACTGGTCGCGCAGCTTGGTCCCGGGAGCCGAGTCGCGCTGGGCGAAGGCCTTGATCACCCCGAGCACCCCGGCGACCTGGTCGGCCTCAGGGTGCCCGAGCTCGCGCACGGCCTGGTGCAGCGCGCTGGAGAGCGGGCGTCGCAGGCTCTGGTCCGGGCGTGCCTCGAGCTTGCCGGTGCCCCAGCCGCGTCGTACGGCGGCGGAGCGGAGCGCGTTGAGCAGCACGGTCTTGCCGACGCCGCGCAGCCCGGTCAGCACCAGCGAGCGCTCGGGCCGGCCCTTGGCGATCCGCTCGAGCACGATGTCGAAGGCGTCGAGCTGCTCCGCGCGACCTGCCAGCTCGGGCGGGCGCTGTCCGGCGCCGGGGGCGTACGGGTTCCGGATCGGGTCCATGATCGGACAGTATCCGGCTATCTAGCAGATACCCTAGATTCGGCTAGCGAAGGCTAGCGCGTGTCACTCCCCGACCGCGAAGCCCAGTCCGGCCGCTCCCAGACCCGGTCGTCGTCCGCTCCCGTTCGCGCCACGGTGTTGTCCAGGGACATCGCCCTCGGACGCGCCGGACCGAACACCATGGCCTAGGTCGTCCGACGCTGCGCGATCCGGTAGCCCAGGGCAAAGCACGCACAACCCCAGGCGACTGCCGCAGCTCCGAGAAAGACGAGAGAAGACATAGCGCGAGCCTAGGTGCGAAATGTCCGTTTCGCCGCCGAATCGCGGACGTCGATTCGCGGTCCCCCGGACCCGCACGTACGATCGCAAGCACGTTGCACCTATCGGGAGATGTCAACGAATGGCCATCAAACTCGCGTCTGACTCGCTGAGCGACGCCGAAGTCACCGACGGAATCGGTCGCGGTGACCTCGAGTCGGCGGCCCGTCTCTGGGTCCGGTACTGGCAGACCGCCCTCTCCGCGGCGCGCCTGTACGTCGATCCGCCGGAGGTCCCCGGCCTGGCCGCCGAGGCGCTCGTCGGGACCGTCTCGCTGATCGCGATCGGTCGCGGTCCGCGCGAGGACGTCGCCTCGTTCGTCAGCTCGGCGGTGCGCGAGCTCGGCGAGGACGACCACCCCCCGATGCTGATGCACGCCGACTCCGAGCACCCCGAGCTCTTCGAGTCCGTCCGGATGACCTCGTCGTTCGCCGACCTGACCGACGAGGACCGCGCGGCCCTGCGTCGTTCCCTCGCGGGCGGCCCGGAAACCGACGACGCGGAGGTCACCCACGCGCTGACCGTCCTGCAGACGACCTTCCTCACCAACCACCTCGACGTCTCGCCGACCCCGGACTGCCGTGCCGCGCACATCGCGATCATGCGGAACACCATGGGTGTCACCAGCGACGGGTTCGCCCGGGAGAACTGGGTGCACCTGAGCAGCTGTGCCTGGTGCACCGAGGCGTTCCACGAGCTCGCGTTCAGCAACGTGGCCCTGGACTCGCTGGTGGCACCCGACGTGCTGCACCACGTCGACACCCCGGCTCCGCTCTTCGTCGAGCCGCCGGTCGAGCTGGTGGTCGAACCCGTCGCGCCCGCCGTGGCGGAGGCGCCGCTGCCTGCCCTCGACTCGGTGATCCTGCAGCCCGCCGAGGCCGCCGTGCTCGAGCCCCCGCCGGAGCCGCTGATCGTCGAGCGTCCCGGCCTGGTCGAGGTCGCGCGCGACGCCCGGCACCGCCTCCTCGCCGTCGGTGCGCTGGCCCTCGGCGTCACGATCGTCGTCGGACTGCTGCTGACGAAGAACCCGGACACCACCTCGCCGGCATCGGCCCAGGCCGGTCCGCAGGCCGCTACGACGTCGCCCGCCCCTGCGACGTCCGGGGACTCCCTCGGCGCGCCCGTCGGACCGAGCGAGACCGTCCCGACCGACGGGGTCTCGGTCGCCGGGCCGCTCGAGATCGCGTCGCCGACCGAGGAGCCCACCGCCGAGGTGGAGAAGACCAAGGCCGCCAAACCGACGCCCAAGCCGTCCGCGAAGCCGACGGTCGATCCCGCCCCCGACCCGGAGCCGTCGGATCCGGCACCGTCCGAGGAACCGCCGGCCTCGGAGCCGCCGCCGAGCCCCTCCCCGACGCCTACGAAGCACTGCAGCGCGCTGGAGCACATCCTCGGCTTCTGCTGAGGGGACCACGCGCAGGCCGGAGCACTCGCTAGGCTCGGTTCATGCCCGAGCTGCCCGAGGTCGAGGCGCTGGCACGGGACCTGAGCCAGCGCCTGAAGGACCGAGCGATCGTCCGTGTCGACATCGCCAACTTCAGCTGCCTCAAGACCTACGACCCGCCCGTGAGCGCACTCGCGGGAGCGATGGTCGAGAGCGTGACCCGCCAGGGCAAGTTCCTGGTCTTCGACGTGGGCGGTACCTACCTGGTGCTGCACCTCGCGCTGGCCGGGTGGGTGCGCTGGAAGGACGAGGTGCCCAAGCTCCCGGCCAAGCCGAACAGCAAGTCCCCGCTGGCCGCTCGGATCGTGCTGGACAACGACAGCGGCCTGGACATCACCGAGGCCGGCACCCGCAAGAGCCTGGCCCTGTACGTCGTCCGCGACCCCGCCGAGGTCGAGGGCATCGCGCGGCTCGGCCCGGACGCCCTGTCCGACGACTTCACCGTCGACGTGCTCGGCCAGGTCCTCGCCGACGCCGGCCGTGCCCAGATCAAGGGCGTGCTGCGCTACCAGTCCAACATCGCCGGCATCGGGAACGCCTACTCCGACGAGATCCTGCACGCCGCGAAGATGTCGCCGTTCAAGCCGGCCAACAGCCTGACGCCCGAGGAGCTCGAGCTCCTGCACGCCACGATCAAGGCCGAGCTCGGGGCCGCGCTGGCCCGGGCCGACGGACTGGCGGCCAGCGAGCTCAAGGGCGAGAAGAAGTCGAACATGCGGGTGCACGGTCGCACTGGTGAGAAGTGCCCCGTCTGCGGCGACGTGGTGCGGGAAGTCTCCTTCGCCGACCGGAGCCTGCAGTACTGCGCCACCTGCCAGACCGGCGGCAAGCCGCTGGCCGACCGACGGATGTCGAAGCTGCTCAAGTAGCCGCTGACGTAGGTTTGCCCCATGAGCATCCCCACGATCACGATCGACCAGGTCCCCGCCGACCTCCCCGCAGGCGTCACCCTGATCGACGTGCGCGAGCCGGTCGAGTGGGCCCACGGCCACGCTCCCGACGCCGTGCACATCCCGATGAACGAGATCCCCGAGCGGATCGCCGAGATCCCGCAGGACGGCCAGGTCCTGGTGGTCTGCAAGGTCGGCGGGCGTTCGGGGCAGGTCGTCGGCTACCTGGTGCAGAACGGCTACGACGCGGTCAACATCGACGGTGGCATGCTCGAGTGGCAGGCAGCCGGCCGCCCGATGGTCGCCGACGCCGGCGAGCCGACGGTCTTCTAGTGCCCCGGACCCAGCGACAGATCGTCCTGCGACGCCGTCCCGAGGGTCTTGTCGTCCCCGACGACACCGAGCTGGTCAGCGTCCCCGTGCCGGAGCCGGCCGACGGGGAGGCCCTCGTGCGGATCACCTACGTCGGGGTGGACGCCGCCGCGCGCACCTGGCTCGACGACCAGCCCGGTTACCTCCCGCCGGTGCAGATCGGGGAGGTCGTGCGCGCCGCCGGGATCGGCGTCGTCGAGGAGTCGCGCTGCGACGCGTACGCCGTCGGTGACGTGGTCACCATGCTCGCCGGTTTCAGCGAGTACACGATCGTGCGCGACGACCTCTTCTGTACGCCGGTGGACCCGGAGTACGTCGCCGACCACCAGGCCGTGCTCTCGCTCTACGGTCCGACCGGCGCCACGGCGTACTTCGGCATGCACGGCGTCGGCAAGCCGCAGGCCGGCCAGACGGTCGTGGTCTCGGCCGCCGCCGGCGCGACCGGATCGGTCGCGGGCCAGATTGCGAAGATCGCCGGCGCCCGGGTCGTCGGCATCGCCGGCGGACCGGAGAAGTGCCGAGCGGTCGTCGAGGACTTCGGCTTCGACGCGTGCATCGACTACCGAGCCGCCCAGGGCGGGCAGGGCTTGGACGCAGCACTCAAGGAGCACTGCCCGGCTGGCGTCGACGTCTACTTCGACAACGTCGGGGGCGAGATCCTCGATGCTGTGCTCGGCCGGCTGGCGCACAACGCCCGCGTGGTCCTGTGCGGCGTGATCTCCAGCTACCTCACCGGCGAGCACCCTGGCCCGTCGAACTACGTCAACCTGCTGGCGAAGACCGCGACGATGCAGGGCTTCAACGCGCTCAACGAGTGGGAGCACTTCGACGAGGCGTTCGCCGCGCTGCGTCGCTGGGACCTGGAGGGGAAGCTGGTGCACCGCGAGACCGTGTACGACGGGCTCGAGTCGTGCGTCGACGCTCTCAACGGCATCTTCACCGGGACCAACACCGGCAAGATGATGGTGAAGATCTCCGAGCCCTGAGTCAGGTCTCACTCCCCCGGAAACCCGGGTGCGCCAGTCCGCCCAGGCCGCGGGCCTCGGCAAGCTTGCCCAGCAGGGCGACCAGCTCCCGCTTCTCCTCAGCGGTGAGACCCGCGCCGATCGCGCGGTCGTGCTCGACCACCGTCGCCATCACGGCGTCGAGCTTCGACCTCGCAGCGGGCGACAGGTGCAGCTCGTGGTGGCGACGGTCGATCTCGCTCCGCCGCCGCTCCACCAGTCCGCGAGCGCCGAGCTCGTCCAGGAGCTTCACCACCCGGCTGGGCACGGCTCCGATCACCTCGGCGAGCTCCTGCTGGTTGATCCCGGGCCGGACGGCGAGCGTCCTCAACACTCCCACGTGGGCGGGCGTGAGACCGAGAGGCTCCAGCCGGCGGGCGAACTCACCTGCCACGTGACTGCCCAGCTGGGACAGCAGCAGGGCGAGGCTGGACGGTCGGGACACGACGCACAGTTTGGCACGACGCGTCAGTCATGTAATAGTTCACACTATGAACGAATATGCCCATCGAGCCCTTCTGACGGCTGCGCTGGCGTTCGGCGCCCTGGGGATCTCCCTCCTGTGGGCTGGTGGCGTCGAGTTCCCGATCGTCGTTCCCCCCGGCCTGGTGATCCTCACCGTCGGGGCCGTCGTCGTGAGCGCGGTGCGTCGTCGTTGGACCGCGTGGCTCGGCTGCGTCCTCGGCGTCTTCGTCCTCGTCGGCTTCGTGGTCTCGGGCATCAACGGCGAGGGCTTCGAGAACCTCGTCGGCGACCACGGCACCACGATCGCGGTCGGTCAGGTGGTCCAGCTGATCGGCGTCGGTGCGGCGGCCGCCCTGGGCGCCACCCTCGGACTGCGCAGCCCGGCTCGGGACTGAACCGACCATGACGGAACGGAGCAACCGCCTGTTGCTCGGCATCGCCGGACTGCTCGTCGTCTCCGGACTTGTCCACCTCGGTGTCTTCGCTCTCGACGACCGACCGTGGGGCGGACCGGTCTCCTGGCGCAAGCCGTTCACCTTCGGCCTGTCCTTCGGTGTCACGCTGGCCGCCGTCGTCTGGCTCGCCCGGCGGCTGGACGTGCCGGGGCGCTCGACGCTCCTGTGGGTGTTCGCGATCGACTGCGTCGTCGAGGTCGGCGGAATCACGCTGCAGGCCTGGCGCCACCAACCGTCCCACCTGAACACATCGACGCCGCTCAACACGGCGGTCGCGATGTCGCTGGCCGTAGGCGGCGGTGTCCTGATCCTCGTGCTCGGGATCTTCGCCGTCGCTGCGGTACGGGGGCGAACGACGGGCGGCCCGAGCACGGAGGCCGCCTACCGCGCAGGCTTCGCGCTCCTGATCGTGGGGCTGCTGTCAGGAGCAGCGATGATCGCGCGCGGGTCGATCGCCCGCGCCGACGCCAACACCGCCGACGTGGTGTACCGGGTCACGGGGTTCGTGAAGGACTTCCACGGTGTCACGCTCCACGGGGTCCTGGTGCTTCCGGCGATCGACTGGATCCTCGAGCGTCTCGGCACCGAACCCGCTCGACGCCTGACCTTGGTCCGCTCTGCCACCACTGCCTACGTCCTGGTCGCCCTCGGCGTCCTGGCGCTCGATCTGGTCAGGGCGTTCTGAACGCTGCCGGCAGCGGCAGTGCGAGGGCGGAGTTCAGACGCTCGAAGTACTCCGCGCGCGGAATCTCCTCCACGCCCAGCGTCGCGAGGTGGTCGGTCTGCCACTGGGTGTCGAGCACCCGCACCCCGGCGTGCTCGTCGGTGAGCAGCTCGACGAGGTGCACCA
The DNA window shown above is from Marmoricola sp. OAE513 and carries:
- a CDS encoding AAA family ATPase; the protein is MDPIRNPYAPGAGQRPPELAGRAEQLDAFDIVLERIAKGRPERSLVLTGLRGVGKTVLLNALRSAAVRRGWGTGKLEARPDQSLRRPLSSALHQAVRELGHPEADQVAGVLGVIKAFAQRDSAPGTKLRDQWNPGIDVAAAKGRADSGDIEIDLVELFTDVGGLAADVGKGIAVFIDEMQDLGPDDVSALCAACHEISQSGLPVIVVGAGLPHLPAVLSASKSYSERLFRFQRIDRLARDAADVALSAPAVEEDAAYEEEALAALYVATGGYPYFIQAYGKAVWDVAPTSPVTAADVAVAAPEAEAELAVGFFGSRYDRATPGEREYLRAMADAALALDELDTAWDGMGESVSTAEVAAVLGKKPQSLSPARDALMKKGLIYSGERGRIAFTVPHFGKYLRERG
- a CDS encoding MarR family winged helix-turn-helix transcriptional regulator encodes the protein MGELDRTLQAPARLRLMTMLATVSEVEFVTLRDGLDVSDSVLSKHVAALAEVGYARSRKGTLAGRRTTWVAITGKGRKALTAHVAELRAIIGDL
- a CDS encoding SDR family NAD(P)-dependent oxidoreductase; this translates as MTDAIDPDDLATTLRVLSDLQKLDPDHPDVRTVKRAASYMYKMLKKARRAEIRQVRIKHDQDIIEKTATGSPMRIDDETAGIPLVSTAPGAFAGELITARGCYICKQDFTLVDAFYHWLCPTCAAMSHAKRDQRTDLTGKRALLTGGRAKIGMYIALRLLRDGAHTTITTRFPKDAVRRFAAMEDSADWLHRLKIVGIDLRDPTQVVALTDDVAADGPLDIIINNACQTVRRLPGSYSHLIEGEVAPLPELDALPEMVTFDRISEAHPAAIAGALAETAVAHHEGESSEHALAAHTAASLTALALKAGGASLDAHLAGTAIDAGGLIPDIQDNNSWTQVLDEVDPLELLEVQFCNSIAPFLINSRLRPAMRAAVQNGARRAYIVNVSAMEGQFGGRRYKGAGHPHTNMAKAALNMMTRTSSGELFETDKILMTAVDTGWITDERPHHEKLRIAAEGWHAPLDLVDGAARVYDPIVLGEAGEDVYGCFLKDYKPAAW
- a CDS encoding Fpg/Nei family DNA glycosylase, giving the protein MPELPEVEALARDLSQRLKDRAIVRVDIANFSCLKTYDPPVSALAGAMVESVTRQGKFLVFDVGGTYLVLHLALAGWVRWKDEVPKLPAKPNSKSPLAARIVLDNDSGLDITEAGTRKSLALYVVRDPAEVEGIARLGPDALSDDFTVDVLGQVLADAGRAQIKGVLRYQSNIAGIGNAYSDEILHAAKMSPFKPANSLTPEELELLHATIKAELGAALARADGLAASELKGEKKSNMRVHGRTGEKCPVCGDVVREVSFADRSLQYCATCQTGGKPLADRRMSKLLK
- a CDS encoding MarR family transcriptional regulator is translated as MSRPSSLALLLSQLGSHVAGEFARRLEPLGLTPAHVGVLRTLAVRPGINQQELAEVIGAVPSRVVKLLDELGARGLVERRRSEIDRRHHELHLSPAARSKLDAVMATVVEHDRAIGAGLTAEEKRELVALLGKLAEARGLGGLAHPGFRGSET
- a CDS encoding 1-acyl-sn-glycerol-3-phosphate acyltransferase; the protein is MAQTMKVRRAIARSVLQVTRWNLVGEAPPEAGILVGAPHTSRWDWVVTMLMTWSHGSQPSILIKHTYFTGPMGSILRRTGGIPLDRENPGATIRALLKEADGHPNFLLAIAPEGIRGKGEYWKAGFYRIAQQTGLPITLGFVDGPSRSVGIGPTFHPTDDIVADMDLVRAFYADKVGIVPENGTVPRLREESA
- a CDS encoding NADP-dependent oxidoreductase; its protein translation is MPRTQRQIVLRRRPEGLVVPDDTELVSVPVPEPADGEALVRITYVGVDAAARTWLDDQPGYLPPVQIGEVVRAAGIGVVEESRCDAYAVGDVVTMLAGFSEYTIVRDDLFCTPVDPEYVADHQAVLSLYGPTGATAYFGMHGVGKPQAGQTVVVSAAAGATGSVAGQIAKIAGARVVGIAGGPEKCRAVVEDFGFDACIDYRAAQGGQGLDAALKEHCPAGVDVYFDNVGGEILDAVLGRLAHNARVVLCGVISSYLTGEHPGPSNYVNLLAKTATMQGFNALNEWEHFDEAFAALRRWDLEGKLVHRETVYDGLESCVDALNGIFTGTNTGKMMVKISEP
- a CDS encoding rhodanese-like domain-containing protein, with protein sequence MSIPTITIDQVPADLPAGVTLIDVREPVEWAHGHAPDAVHIPMNEIPERIAEIPQDGQVLVVCKVGGRSGQVVGYLVQNGYDAVNIDGGMLEWQAAGRPMVADAGEPTVF